The nucleotide sequence ATTAATCTTCTGGATTGATGTAAAAATGTAATAAGTTCTACTTCTTGCCCTCTAATTCTATAAATGATTCGATAACTCTGATATATCTTTTCCCTTATATTGTCTCTATTGAATTCAGAAACAAGTCTACCTGAATACGGAAATTCTGGAATCGCTGTTGCTGTTTGTATTAAATCATTTACGAATACTCTTGCCATTTCTGTTGAATCTTGTTTAATATATTCAAATATCAATTCCATATCTTTAAGCGCTCTTGGAGACCAAATTAATTCAACCATTTATTTATTCGCTCCATGGCCTCTGAATGAATTATTCCCTTCCCAGCGTCTAATTCAGATAATCCTTCATCAATCCTTGCTCTTACATACAATTTGTATAAAATGTCTTCCACCGTAACATTATCCGGAAGGTCTTGAATTAATTTGATTACCTCGTCTTTGACGCTCATTCCACTTCACCTACTTTATTATGGTGTGATCAATATTATTATAATACACATGCAGGGATGATGTTAGTCGATTTAGATCTTAAATATCACTTTCTTCATGTTTCGTATAACGTTGATGTGTTCACGACGTCCCACCGACTTAAGGCTACAACGTGGCCGAGCGCGATGCGCTTAGTCGGTGCGGATGTGTCTGGCTTCCTAAGCTTCCCCGAAATTCCTCTGCCAGACCGAGGGGGCTTGTCCCCCGATGTGTGAACACGGTGTTAGGCGATGCCGCATTGAGTAGCTCACAATTCAATAATTAATTCCAATTCATATTTAATCAGTGTAGTACTATGCCCTTCAGTGATTTCAATCAATTCTTCTACTTCTTTAAATCCGCACTTATTATAAAAGAATCTCCCAATATCATTCTCTTTTTCTACCCAAGCAATTAGTTTATTAAAGGGCTTTAAGTCTTTAATAAACTCTTCAATGAAGGCTTTTCCAATTCCCAACTTTTGATATTTTGGCCTTACATATATTCTTAAAAGTTCATATTCATTATCATTAATTTGAATGATTTGAGCATATCCAACAGTTTCCTTATTATATTCAGCTATCAAAAAATTCCGCTTCGATCTTTGGATATCTCGTTCTATAGTTCGATTTAGATCTTCCCTTGAGTAAGCTTTCTCTATAAAGTTATTAATGTAATTCAACGAATAAATGTGCTCGTATGTAGACATCCATGTTTCATGCGCTATTGACTGTATGTCTTTTACATCATCCCTTGAAACAAATCTAATTGTTATCATGGTTTTATCCTTCTTCCGTTTTGTTCTTCGCGGTTTCGCCTAACGTTCGGGTATTCACGACGTCCATTCCCCTTAGAAAGCTCCTATCTTAGGGGAATGGACGTGTCCGGCTGTCTCCGCTTCCTCGAAATCCCTCTGCCGGACCGAGGGCCGAATGGCCCAAGGGTGAATATGGTGTTAGCTGATGCCAAAGGCATTCTTGAAACACTACCAAGGTGTGTTGTATTGAATTTTTATTCCTTTA is from Candidatus Cohnella colombiensis and encodes:
- a CDS encoding GNAT family N-acetyltransferase translates to MITIRFVSRDDVKDIQSIAHETWMSTYEHIYSLNYINNFIEKAYSREDLNRTIERDIQRSKRNFLIAEYNKETVGYAQIIQINDNEYELLRIYVRPKYQKLGIGKAFIEEFIKDLKPFNKLIAWVEKENDIGRFFYNKCGFKEVEELIEITEGHSTTLIKYELELIIEL
- a CDS encoding type II toxin-antitoxin system RelE/ParE family toxin; amino-acid sequence: MVELIWSPRALKDMELIFEYIKQDSTEMARVFVNDLIQTATAIPEFPYSGRLVSEFNRDNIREKIYQSYRIIYRIRGQEVELITFLHQSRRLIRKELK